The Oreochromis aureus strain Israel breed Guangdong linkage group 16, ZZ_aureus, whole genome shotgun sequence genome includes the window GCTTTTTAGTTCGTTTTCAGTCCAATCCtagtacctgaccattttcacaggaatgtttttttgttgctgttttgtagtttgctgctgtttttgttaaGCAACTTAACACTCACCTATGAGTCAGTCAAGCAGAAAAAGGCACCCgcctcaagggatgaaccattGTTGTGTCATAATAGTACAGCAAAGAACTAATTTTTACCTTAGGCGCTCTGTTAATAGCaccctgtcacaaaaacacataatgtgTTCCTATTTCTGTAGTTGAatatatgaaaaatgccaaagacgGCAGTCTtacaaagcaccttgaggcgactgttgtgtgATTTgaagctgtataaataaaattgaattgaaagagCTATTAGCAGAAAACTAGGCATATCTCCACAGTGTACttaaatgttgtttgttttgtttttgttttttttaaactggacaAGTGCAGGACAAAAGAAATGGCAGCTGGAAACTACAAAAGACTGAGATAAATTGAAACTGCTACTGCAAAATTTCACAAGAACTGGAAAGAATCTGAAATTTTTGGTTTAAATGATCATCCgtgtatacagaggagttcaggAGAGACGTACAATAGTTTTTACAGGCATgactctgtcatggtttggggctgcatttcagccagtggttttcaggatcttgtcaaaattgatgatTTATGGAttcagaaaagtaccatcagattttgatccccGTGCAATATCATCTATAAAGTTTCTGATtagcaacagcttcatttttcagcatgacagtgatcccaaacatgCTGCTGGTGGAGTAAAAATGTACCAAGCCTCctcagagcctggacctcaacacTATTGAAGCAGTATGGGATCATCTCGACAGAGAATGTAATAAACGGACTTTCAAGCTGtttaaaattgtaaaaaaaataaattaattaattaaaaaaaaactttttcacagcactattCATATAAAAAGATCACAATGAGTGAAAGCTAGActgtagtgattttttttcctcccctccaTACTCTGCTATGCATCTTTATCTATTGTTTGATCAGCTGAATGTGCTGCTCCTCTCTGCCACTCGCCATAGATAGTACTGGCTGACCCAATTTGTTAGTTAGTCCCCTGCACCAACCTGCTCTACGATGAGTGCAGCTTCATGTAGAATCACTCATGCAGCTGCTGAAGGGTCTCTTAATAAGGGTAGTGTAGAAATATATCAGAGAGCTGTGGGGCATAGCCTTTCTCCAACAACCTGCAACATTAGATGTTGGTAGTAAAGTAATGTCCATGACTAATTGAAAAAGTTTCTACTTTTCACCTGAAAACTAAACTATTCAATGCTTTTCCAAAATGTggcatttttttcacaaaagCCTTTTCATCCTAAAAATGATCACATCTTTATCTCTGAATGCAAGTTTGGATGCAGAATGACTTCTGCACCTTCGCAGATTAAGTAGGTTATTAAGCTGGGCAGACCTGGTTAAACACACTAAACCAACTAGGTGTATGTGAGAGGACCATTTGTACAAATGAAGTGAAAGTGTGACGCGAGTGAGAGAAGTCTGCCATGTTGGCTCTTCACTGGAAAGTGGCATAGTCAACAATTTGGAACAAGTCTGACCAGGAAAGTACATGCAGAGTAGAACGAGTGATCTATCCAGTTATTTGAACTGACATGTATAAGACAAGCTATGGGGACATGTGAGACTTGTTAGCTAGCACCAGACAGACACAGTTGGTGTCGGCCTGGTAAGAAAAGTGGGGTATTGTGGAGACCAAATTATGATATAACTCATCTGGTAGAAatgtgggggaaaaaattaaGTGTTTGCTACCATCTGTGTAACGTTactcttgtttctgtttatgtGCACAGGTTTAGGAAAAACTAAGAGGAAGACGAGTGCTCGAGATGCTTCCCCAACACCAAGCTCAGACACAGAGTACCCCTCCAATGGCAGTGGGGGTGGAGGAGTTGGGGTAGGAGCAGCAGAGAGAATCTACGACCTCAATATCCCCGCTATAGTTAAGTTTGCCTACACAGCAGAGCGGGATGATGAGCTGACCCTGGTGAAAGGCTCCAGAGTGATCGTGATGGAGAAGTGCAGTGACGGCTGGTGGCGGGGCAATCAGGCGGGGCGGGTAGGCTGGTTTCCCTCCAATTATGTCCAAGAGGAGCTCGGAGGGGCGGATGATAGAGGGGAGGGCGATTCCTCGCGGGGATACCTGGAGGGTTCTCAAGGAACTTTGTTGGCAAACGGGCGCGCAGGTGGCCGTGGGGGAGTTCTTCACCTGGTTCAAACTCTCTACCCCTTCAGctctgtgacagaggaggagctAAACTTTGAGAAGGGAGAAGTCATGGAAGTGGTGGAGAAGCCCGAGAACGACCCAGAGTGGTGGAGGTGTAAGAACTCACGTGGCATGGTGGGCCTGGTACCTAAAAACTATGTGACGGTGCTGGACGAGCGGCCTGGCCCGCCCTCCTCTACGTCGAGCTCCCCACAGAACCGCCTCCTGACACCGGCACGCTCAGGGAGGTTCGCTGGCAGGGACTGGTACTACGGCAACATCACCAGACACCAGGCTGAGTGTATACTCAACGAGAAAGGCGAAGAGGGTGACTTCCTCATACGAGACAGCGAATCATCGGTGAGTCACTTGGGTGAAGTCATGATAGAGTAGCATTTTGGATACTGGGAAaaactgctcttttttttttctaccagGATTCATCCTCAGAGTTTGGAAATGTAGTCCGCATGTGTCTCCATGTCAGGACCTGCATTTAAGTATTTTAAAAGCTTAAAGACAGGATGTATATGAAACCTTGACATTTTTAGTAATCAGTCCTATTTAACATAAACATTAGACACAACCTTTTGGAGCAGCTGATAAGCAATCACATGATTATTCACATTCACATGCTTAGAGCAGAAGCAGCTGGTTGGAGAAATATTTAATCTGAATCTCCTACAGTAATTACactatttttgtgttgtttttttcttcatccaTCTTTTTAACTACTTAGTAGCTTAATTTGTAGAACTGTGTTAAATCTATACAGAATATACCCTTTGCTTTAGCTTACACTAATAACTACAAAAGGTTTCTGGTGAAATCCTCAAGTTTTTTCAGTGATGTGTTGCTGCTGAAGGTCATAATAATTGCACTCCAGTACATGCCATTTCATTAGTTACACCACATTGGatgcccttttgccttcagagctaTCTCATATCTTcttggcacagattcaacaaggtgttgAACCATtcttcagagattttggttGAAGTGATGGTGTCACACAGCTACTGCAGATTTGCTAGCTGCATATGATGTGAAACTCTTCATCCACATACTAAAGTTGGTTTATCAGATTGAGATCTGTTGgatgtggaggccatttgagtacagtgagctCACTATCATGTtgtgatgatttgagctttgagaCATGGTGCATTATCATGTAACCACATCTGAAGATCAGTACACTGGGCTCTTCAAGGGATGGACATTGTCAGCAACAATGCTCAGCTTGGCTGTGTTAAATGATCCTTATTTGGTACTAAGGAGtacaaagtgtgccaagaaagtATCCCACACAGTTACACCACCAGCCTGAATCATTGATACAAGGCAGAATGGATTCTGAGTTAAACTCTACCGTCTGATTGTCGCAGCACAAATAGGGAGTTATAAGACCAGGCAACAATtccagtgtttacagtgttttgTTGTCCAATTCTGGTGAGCCCATGTGAGTggcagcctcagtttcctgttcttagttgACAGAAGTGGCACCAGatatggtcttctgctgctggatACAGAAATGCTCTTCTGTACACCTAAGTTGTAACAAGAAGTTAAGTTATCAGCTCCAAGCAGTCTGACacttctcctctgacctctgaaatcaacaagacattttcacacagagaacaGCCACTTGGTAGATATTTTCTTATTCGgtccattctctgtaaacctcaGAGATGGCTGTataggaaaatcccagtagatcatcagtttctgaaatactcagaccagcctgtctggtaCCACTGACAGTGCCACTTTCAGTCACAtattcagtcacctttttttttcccattctggttctcagtttgaacttcagaaGGTCTTCTTGACCACGTCTACGTGCCTGAATGCATTAAATTGCTGCGATATGACTGGTTGATTAGATATTTTTATTGACGACCACCTGAACATGAATTAGCCAGTGAGTGTATGCTGGCATAGCCTGCACAGTGCTGTCTCTGTAACCACCATTGTTTTTATGCTCCAATGAGACATTGTCTTACCTAATACAGTACCTACAGCACATAATAATGTTAGCAAGATAGTCTTGAAATATCTTCAGTTATGCAAGCACAGCTAAAAAGCTGCTGATTAAGGAGGCAATAAATCTGGTTAAGGGTTTGGAGCAAAAGCCTTTGTGGCTTCATTACTGGCTCAAAATGGttttaaaaaacccaacaactttGAAATGCATCTTTTTGTTATAAGGAATAAAGGTGATTCCAAGCAGGTTGGAGtttattagatttaaaaaaaaaaaaaaaaaaatcttttaaaagaaaagaacatttcACAGTGACCATTAAACTGAGCTGTAATTATTTGTTGCTGTAGATCACCTCTGTCATTGCACTGCAGCCATCTGATGTCAGCTGTAATGAAgggaagtttttcctttttttccgtTTTAAGTGCATCTTGGCAAAGATTAGGTTCTGTCTTGGTGCACTGCAGGgtttcagatttcttcagcaCATTTTTGATGTCATAAATACGGTTTACATGCAGTCACACCTTAAACTCTGTTTTTTGGTGACCTCAGAGAAAACGTCCCACTTACAGCAGTGGAAATTGAAGCGTTAAGAGTACAACTCTGCACAGACTGAACATCTAAGAAGAGAAATGACATGCATTAAGACACCTTTCTACGTGGGGTTGGATGGTATATGGGATtattcattttactttttttttttctcacggAACACCAG containing:
- the nck2a gene encoding cytoplasmic protein NCK2a translates to MTEEVIVVAKWDYTAQQDQELDIRKNERLFLLDDSKTWWRVRNASNQTGYVPSNYVERKNSLKKGSLVKNIKDTLGLGKTKRKTSARDASPTPSSDTEYPSNGSGGGGVGVGAAERIYDLNIPAIVKFAYTAERDDELTLVKGSRVIVMEKCSDGWWRGNQAGRVGWFPSNYVQEELGGADDRGEGDSSRGYLEGSQGTLLANGRAGGRGGVLHLVQTLYPFSSVTEEELNFEKGEVMEVVEKPENDPEWWRCKNSRGMVGLVPKNYVTVLDERPGPPSSTSSSPQNRLLTPARSGRFAGRDWYYGNITRHQAECILNEKGEEGDFLIRDSESSPSDFSVSLKAVGKNKHFKVQLSDGVYCIGQRRFNSMDELVEHYKKAPIFTSEHGEKLYLVKALL